The following are from one region of the Paenibacillus sp. KS-LC4 genome:
- a CDS encoding methionine gamma-lyase family protein, producing the protein MRAVDRIAERNQWKVIEAFQKHRVSDYHFSGSTGYGYNDRGREVLDLVYADIFGAEAALVRPHFVSGTHTISCALFGVLRPGDELLYVTGTPYDTLHKVIGKPGDGKGSLQDFGIQYNEVALLEDGELDWVGIEAAITAQTKVIGIQRSRGYSWRASFTVQQIGEITSRVKQIKPDVLVFVDNCYGEFTELLEPTQVGVDIMAGSLIKNPGGGLASTGGYIAGTAAAVEAAAYRLTAPGIGGEVGAMLGTLRSIYQGLFLAPHLVGQAVKGSVLASALFTQLGFDTQPHWDTPRTDLIQAVKFGSAEHLIAFVQGIQQAAAVDSHVTPEPWDMPGYEHPVIMAAGTFIQGGSLELSADAPIREPYIAYMQGGLTFAHAKYGILTALQRLVVAGLIVIKPHTT; encoded by the coding sequence ATGAGGGCGGTTGACCGCATTGCAGAACGAAATCAATGGAAGGTCATTGAGGCTTTTCAAAAGCATCGAGTAAGCGATTATCATTTTAGCGGTTCTACTGGCTATGGCTATAATGATCGTGGGCGTGAAGTGCTTGACTTAGTGTATGCCGATATTTTTGGTGCAGAGGCGGCGCTCGTTCGTCCTCATTTTGTGTCGGGAACACATACGATCAGCTGCGCCTTATTTGGGGTATTAAGACCAGGAGACGAGCTTTTGTATGTGACGGGCACGCCCTATGATACGCTGCATAAAGTTATCGGCAAGCCTGGCGATGGAAAGGGCTCCTTGCAGGATTTTGGCATCCAATACAATGAGGTGGCTTTGCTGGAGGACGGCGAACTTGACTGGGTGGGAATTGAAGCAGCCATTACCGCGCAAACTAAAGTAATTGGCATTCAGCGCTCTCGCGGCTACAGCTGGCGCGCTTCTTTTACTGTGCAGCAAATTGGTGAAATAACGAGCCGCGTCAAGCAGATCAAGCCCGATGTGCTGGTATTTGTGGACAATTGCTATGGTGAATTTACCGAGCTTTTGGAGCCGACCCAGGTTGGTGTTGATATAATGGCAGGCTCGTTAATCAAAAATCCTGGAGGCGGTCTTGCCTCGACTGGCGGTTACATCGCCGGTACAGCTGCAGCAGTCGAGGCAGCGGCTTACCGTTTGACTGCTCCAGGCATAGGTGGCGAGGTAGGCGCCATGCTGGGGACGCTTCGTTCAATTTACCAAGGGCTGTTTCTGGCCCCTCACTTAGTTGGACAAGCAGTTAAAGGCAGCGTGCTCGCTTCTGCATTATTCACGCAGCTTGGATTTGATACGCAGCCTCACTGGGATACGCCGCGCACGGATTTAATTCAAGCTGTCAAATTTGGCAGCGCGGAGCATCTAATTGCTTTTGTACAGGGGATTCAGCAGGCAGCGGCAGTTGACTCCCATGTAACACCAGAGCCATGGGACATGCCCGGTTATGAACATCCTGTCATAATGGCGGCAGGAACGTTTATTCAAGGCGGAAGCCTTGAGTTATCTGCCGATGCACCTATTCGCGAGCCTTATATCGCTTACATGCAGGGTGGGCTTACGTTTGCCCATGCTAAATACGGTATTTTGACGGCATTGCAGCGTCTCGTCGTTGCAGGATTAATTGTAATTAAACCTCACACAACTTGA
- a CDS encoding DUF4303 domain-containing protein, with amino-acid sequence MPNQFDFVSLKKLLIQHGEKTIQTFAKTPHNIDVYAFVLDAQATYGTVNFKWNTLEGFALTRTFEYYQHYSNDKLYGLCGLKYSVGDFRYEDPRNLNLDEWGMKYREDLDALWETDEEQADEVVAGFMAVLVEVVKELTPALEHLNLTDDFIAYAVDHDEDEMKFLVETVSAAQMDKAFPELKAYESYKARVYMLSPIEQASFWYQALADFEQGRESEAVVQLQSLSRSSHDVQDELVKLGEISIPLLLTGLELALGHLQGSIDMNEWTFQKTILDIGIAGENEINRLQAIYNRQALEHPEDHRTKNTLRVLNSIDPQRFPDN; translated from the coding sequence ATGCCTAATCAATTTGATTTTGTATCATTGAAAAAACTGTTAATTCAACATGGCGAAAAAACGATTCAAACCTTTGCGAAAACACCACATAATATAGATGTTTACGCCTTTGTACTGGATGCTCAAGCGACGTACGGTACTGTAAACTTCAAGTGGAACACCTTAGAAGGGTTTGCATTGACGCGCACGTTTGAATATTATCAACATTACTCCAATGATAAATTGTACGGCTTATGTGGTCTCAAATACAGCGTTGGAGATTTTCGCTATGAAGACCCGAGAAACCTCAATCTCGACGAATGGGGTATGAAGTACAGAGAGGATTTAGATGCGTTGTGGGAGACAGATGAAGAGCAGGCGGATGAAGTCGTTGCCGGATTCATGGCAGTTTTAGTCGAAGTGGTTAAGGAACTTACACCTGCTTTGGAGCATCTTAATCTTACTGACGATTTTATTGCCTACGCAGTAGACCATGATGAGGACGAGATGAAGTTCCTCGTAGAGACCGTATCCGCTGCTCAGATGGACAAAGCCTTTCCAGAGTTAAAGGCCTATGAGTCTTATAAAGCAAGGGTCTACATGCTTAGTCCTATCGAGCAGGCGTCGTTTTGGTACCAAGCACTTGCTGATTTTGAGCAAGGCCGCGAAAGCGAAGCAGTTGTACAACTACAAAGCCTATCACGATCTTCACATGATGTTCAAGACGAACTAGTAAAGTTAGGAGAGATTTCAATACCACTACTCCTTACTGGCCTTGAACTGGCATTGGGCCACCTTCAAGGATCAATAGATATGAACGAATGGACGTTCCAGAAAACAATCCTCGACATCGGTATAGCAGGAGAGAATGAAATTAACCGCCTGCAGGCGATTTATAACCGTCAAGCATTGGAGCACCCTGAGGACCATAGAACCAAAAACACCTTGCGGGTGCTTAACAGTATCGATCCACAACGTTTCCCAGACAATTAA
- a CDS encoding MerR family transcriptional regulator, with protein MADEIRRNMALFPIGIVMKLTDLTARQIRYYEQHELIVPARTAGNQRLFSFNDVERLLEIKSLIEKGVNIAGIKQVMNPVSKESDDATIVSEQSEVTRKELSDAQLHRMLKQQLLEKRPGQASLIQGQLSRFLHKR; from the coding sequence ATGGCTGACGAGATACGTAGAAATATGGCCTTATTTCCAATAGGCATTGTAATGAAGCTAACTGATTTAACAGCTCGCCAAATCCGCTACTACGAGCAGCATGAGCTGATTGTACCGGCGAGGACGGCTGGGAACCAACGGCTTTTTTCGTTTAATGATGTAGAGCGGCTGCTGGAAATTAAATCGTTGATTGAGAAGGGTGTTAATATTGCCGGGATCAAGCAGGTTATGAATCCGGTTTCCAAAGAATCCGATGATGCGACTATTGTTAGTGAGCAATCGGAGGTTACGCGCAAGGAGCTGTCTGATGCCCAGCTTCATCGCATGCTCAAGCAGCAGTTATTGGAGAAACGGCCGGGTCAGGCCTCTCTTATACAGGGTCAGCTATCGCGTTTCTTGCACAAGCGCTAA
- the hflX gene encoding GTPase HflX translates to MREKTHDTQTDIQDRAILVTLVTQQIKRGSSDPEHSLEELVKLAETAGVEVLTTLTQNREKPDTKWFIGKGKAEELRLVADEMGATTAIFDQELSGAQVRNLEEMLDVKIVDRTQLILDIFAQRAGTREGNIQVELAQLSYLLPRLSGHGKNLSRLGGGIGTRGPGESKLETDRRHIRGRISDLKAQLDEVVRHRHLYRERRKKSGIIQVALVGYTNAGKSTLLRQLTAADVYVENQLFATLDPTSRTLELPNGREVILTDTVGFIQNLPHDLVAAFRATLEEVNEADLVLHVVDSSSPMRDEQMAVVDRILNELGAAGKPTLTVYNKIDLCSPEEAYTLRSGGDSLIINAYKEADLKQLCDTIQEKLMGDTVVFALPAARGDLIALAYRTGEVIEQEVDGEEGELLRLTIQLSKQDYEVNGHRLHPYIV, encoded by the coding sequence ATGCGAGAAAAGACGCACGATACACAGACAGACATTCAGGATCGCGCTATACTGGTCACCTTGGTCACACAACAAATAAAGCGCGGCTCCAGCGATCCGGAGCATTCGCTAGAGGAACTGGTTAAGCTTGCCGAAACGGCAGGCGTTGAAGTGCTCACAACCTTGACGCAAAACCGTGAAAAGCCTGATACAAAATGGTTTATCGGCAAAGGCAAAGCGGAGGAGCTTCGTCTCGTTGCCGACGAAATGGGTGCGACAACCGCTATTTTTGATCAAGAGCTTTCCGGGGCGCAGGTGCGTAATCTCGAAGAAATGCTGGATGTGAAAATTGTAGACCGTACGCAGCTTATTTTGGATATTTTCGCCCAGCGTGCAGGCACGCGCGAGGGCAACATACAAGTTGAGCTGGCTCAGCTCAGTTACTTGCTGCCTCGTTTGTCGGGACATGGCAAAAACCTGTCTCGTCTCGGAGGCGGCATTGGTACGCGCGGTCCCGGCGAGTCCAAGCTGGAGACAGATCGGCGCCACATTCGAGGGCGCATCTCTGATCTTAAAGCTCAATTGGACGAAGTGGTTCGCCATCGGCATTTGTACCGGGAGCGCAGAAAGAAATCCGGCATCATTCAAGTGGCGCTGGTCGGCTATACGAATGCAGGTAAGTCGACGCTGCTCCGTCAGCTGACGGCCGCTGACGTATATGTGGAGAATCAGCTGTTCGCCACACTAGACCCCACCTCACGCACGCTTGAGCTGCCTAACGGACGAGAAGTGATTTTGACCGATACGGTTGGCTTTATTCAAAATCTCCCGCATGATCTCGTTGCTGCTTTCCGCGCGACACTTGAGGAAGTGAACGAGGCGGACTTAGTGCTGCATGTTGTAGACAGCAGCTCGCCGATGCGTGATGAGCAAATGGCCGTTGTAGATCGCATACTGAACGAACTCGGAGCGGCAGGCAAGCCTACGCTGACGGTTTATAATAAAATTGATCTTTGCTCGCCTGAGGAAGCTTACACGCTTCGTTCGGGTGGAGATTCTCTGATCATTAACGCATACAAGGAAGCTGACTTGAAGCAGCTTTGCGATACGATTCAGGAAAAGCTAATGGGGGATACCGTTGTGTTTGCGCTGCCAGCCGCCAGAGGCGATTTAATTGCGCTTGCGTATCGTACGGGAGAAGTCATTGAGCAGGAAGTGGATGGCGAAGAGGGAGAATTGCTTCGTTTGACGATTCAGTTGAGTAAGCAGGATTATGAAGTGAATGGGCACCGTTTGCATCCTTATATCGTCTAA
- the glnA gene encoding type I glutamate--ammonia ligase, whose product MSYTKEDIKRIAEEQNVRFIRLQFTDLLGTIKNVEIPMSQLDKALDNKMMFDGSSIEGYVRIEESDMYLYPDLDTWVVFPWVAQDRVARLICDIYMPDGTPFAGDPRGILKRALKEAEEMGYTAMNVGPEPEFFLFKTDERGEPTMELNDQGGYFDLAPMDLGENCRREIVLTLEEMGFEIEASHHEVAPGQHEIDFKYADAIKAADQIQTFKLVVKTIAREHGLHATFMPKPLFGVNGSGMHCHQSLFQGSTNVFYDESDKLGLSATARYYMAGILEHARAMAAITNPTINSYKRLVPGYEAPCYVAWSASNRSPMIRIPASRGLSTRVEVRNPDPAANPYLALAVMLKAGLDGIKNKTTLPAPTDRNIYIMTEEERIESGVPSLPVDLKEALDELLRSDVVCSALGEHALAHFYELKEIEWDMYKTQVHQWERDQYLTLY is encoded by the coding sequence GTGAGCTATACTAAAGAGGATATCAAGAGAATTGCAGAGGAACAAAACGTAAGATTCATCCGCCTTCAATTTACAGATTTGCTGGGAACGATTAAAAACGTTGAAATTCCAATGAGTCAGTTGGATAAAGCGCTTGATAATAAAATGATGTTTGACGGTTCTTCCATCGAAGGTTATGTGCGTATTGAAGAATCAGATATGTACCTTTACCCTGATTTAGATACATGGGTTGTATTCCCATGGGTTGCTCAAGACCGCGTAGCCCGTCTGATCTGTGATATTTATATGCCTGACGGCACACCGTTCGCAGGGGACCCGCGTGGTATTCTGAAACGTGCGTTGAAGGAAGCGGAGGAAATGGGTTATACGGCGATGAATGTCGGACCAGAACCGGAATTTTTCCTATTCAAAACCGATGAGCGTGGCGAGCCTACAATGGAGCTGAATGACCAAGGCGGATATTTTGACCTTGCGCCAATGGATCTGGGTGAAAACTGTCGCCGCGAAATCGTGCTGACGCTTGAAGAAATGGGCTTTGAAATCGAAGCATCTCACCACGAGGTTGCTCCAGGCCAGCATGAAATTGATTTTAAATATGCAGATGCGATTAAAGCCGCTGACCAAATTCAAACGTTCAAGCTCGTTGTTAAAACGATTGCGAGAGAGCATGGCTTGCACGCTACATTTATGCCGAAGCCGCTGTTCGGTGTAAACGGATCGGGCATGCACTGTCACCAATCGCTGTTTCAAGGCAGCACCAACGTATTTTATGATGAGAGCGATAAGCTAGGTCTTAGCGCAACCGCTCGTTATTATATGGCAGGTATTTTGGAGCACGCTCGCGCAATGGCTGCTATTACGAATCCGACAATCAACTCGTATAAGCGTCTTGTACCGGGCTATGAAGCACCTTGCTATGTAGCATGGTCTGCAAGCAACCGTTCGCCAATGATTCGTATTCCAGCTTCAAGAGGACTGAGCACGCGCGTTGAAGTGCGTAACCCAGACCCAGCAGCTAACCCATATTTGGCACTTGCCGTTATGCTGAAAGCTGGTCTGGATGGCATCAAGAACAAAACGACTCTTCCAGCTCCAACAGACCGCAACATCTACATTATGACTGAGGAAGAGCGCATTGAGTCCGGTGTGCCAAGCTTGCCGGTTGATCTTAAGGAGGCGCTCGATGAGCTGCTTCGCAGCGATGTTGTATGCAGCGCGCTCGGCGAGCACGCTCTGGCTCACTTCTACGAGCTGAAAGAAATTGAGTGGGATATGTATAAAACGCAAGTTCACCAGTGGGAAAGAGATCAATATTTGACGTTGTACTAA